One Panicum virgatum strain AP13 chromosome 9K, P.virgatum_v5, whole genome shotgun sequence genomic region harbors:
- the LOC120651125 gene encoding origin of replication complex subunit 3-like, translating to MAAPPGDAPLTAANNIQPFFVLHKASPAAASSVPSSRARRRIDASPPSSPNPKSAKRTRDVDAQDEEDSELCERLRLEAFHRIWSRIQSTIDEVLRGINLKLFDQVLQWAQESLSAIRAVAKPCHAEVQQPYPLLTDVICRRIPTAFVLTKNAEFVDDITTFRDLAGHLQSSGCHLAKLSAAELSVKHGVGGCFRSLLRQLLADVPDVVDVSALASWYCEAENYDQPIIVIIDDLEQCSGDVLGDLVMMLSEWVIKIPIFFVMGIATTIDAPKKLLSSEALQRLEPCKLTLGSPSDRMNALVEAILVKPCAGFCISHEVAMFLRNYFFRHDGTITSFISALKLACSKHFSMEPLSFLCMGVLQEDCEEFWHDKFEALPQVIQKYAFGLPSCTSATNLSNSSDDVVNGLSKLLKLQKDWSSVLLCLYEAGRHDKLQLLDIFCEAVNPDLHTQNASNAELPISKVNIEKLSGMKSGSGKVYMAQVMNAIRYLPVETLLRVLEVWSIHLRGMSEINDKVKELQSTTIDADSVRATKEKWTRRSTGSAGNGTVPLNEKVAVLLQDITRKYLVPVECLPFHEIICFKNVGVLQSALIGNPRRMVQLDLLKSQSRLKCSCCSRTGAALSGTLHDTSIMCNLAQEYGDVINLHDWYISFEGIINSRNSKVKRKSYSSPSKKKSKSTPPESEALIQARFCRAVTEMQITGLLRMPSKRRPDLVQRITFGP from the exons ATGGCCGCGCCCCCCGGCGACGCTCCCCTCACCGCCGCCAACAATATCCAG CCGTTCTTCGTCCTCCACAAGGCATCCCCGGCCGCCGCTTCGTCGGTGCCATCCtcccgagctcggcggcggatTGATGCCTCACCCCCATCTTCCCCCAACCCCAAATCCGCGAAGAGGACCCGTGATGTTGACGCGCAGGATGAGGAAGACTCGGAGCTGTGCGAGCGGCTCCGCCTGGAGGCCTTCCACCGAATCTGGTCCAGGATCCAGTCCACCATCGAT GAGGTCCTCAGGGgcatcaacctcaagctgtTCGACCAGGTGCTGCAGTGGGCGCAGGAATCATTGTCTGCGATCCGCGCTGTTGCAAAACCTTGCCATGCTGAAGTCCAGCAGCCGTACCCTCTCCTAACCGATGTGATCTGCAGAAGGATCCCGACTGCATTTGTTCTCACCA AGAATGCGGAGTTTGTTGATGACATCACAACTTTTCGGGATCTCGCGGGGCATCTCCAGTCCAGTGGATGCCACCTGGCCAAGCTGTCAGCAGCTGAATTGTCAGTGAAACATGGAGTTGGTGGTTGCTTTAGGAGCCTGTTGAGGCAGCTACTAGCAGATGTTCCAGAT GTCGTTGATGTATCTGCACTGGCATCTTGGTACTGTGAAGCTGAGAACTACGATCAGCCAATCATTGTCATAATTGATGATTTGGAGCAATGTTCCGGTGATGTGCTGGGAGATCTTGTGATGATGCTGAG TGAATGGGTAATTAAAATTCCAATATTCTTCGTAATGGGGATAGCAACTACCATTGATGCACCTAAGAAACTGCTCTCATCAGAGGCTCTTCAACGATTAGAACCCTGCAAACTTACCTTGGGGTCACCCTCAGATAGAATGAATGCACTTGTTGAGGCTATCCTTGTTAAACCATGTGCTGGATTCTGCATCAGTCATGAAGTTGCAATGTTCCTCAGAAATTACTTCTTTAGGCATGATGGAACAATAACTTCTTTTATTAGTGCTCTCAAG CTTGCATGCAGTAAGCACTTCTCCATGGAACCTCTGAGCTTTTTGTGCATGGGAGTACTTCAGGAAGATTGTGAG GAATTTTGGCATGATAAATTTGAAGCACTACCTCAAGTGATACAGAAATACGCTTTTGGTCTTCCCTCATGTACAAG TGCAACGAACTTGAGCAATTCTAGCGACGACGTGGTAAATGGATTGTCTAAGCTACTGAAATTGCAAAAGGATTGGAGTTCTGTTCTCTTG TGCCTGTATGAAGCTGGAAGACATGACAAACTGCAGCTTTTAGATATTTTCTGTGAGGCAGTCAACCCAGATCTGCATACTCAAAATGCATCAAATGCTGAGCTGCCCATCTCTAAAGTGAACATTGAAAAATTATCAGGAATGAAGTCGGGATCTGGTAAAGTGTATATGGCCCAAGTAATGAATGCCATAAG GTACCTGCCAGTGGAAACTTTATTACGTGTACTTGAAGTTTGGAGCATCCATTTAAGAGGAATGAGTGAG ATCAATGACAAAGTGAAAGAGCTCCAGTCAACCACAATTGATGCAGATAGTGTGAGAGCCACAAAGGAAAAGTGGACTAG GAGATCAACTGGCAGTGCTGGAAATGGGACAGTTCCATTGAATGAGAAAGTTGCTGTGCTATTACAGGACATTACTAG GAAATATTTGGTGCCTGTTGAGTGTTTACCTTTTCATGAAATCATCTGCTTCAAGAATGTTGGTGTTCTCCAATCT GCACTGATTGGAAATCCAAGAAGAATGGTTCAACTTGATCTACTGAAGTCACAGAGCCGTCTGAAATGCTCTTGTTGCAGTAGGACTGGAGCTGCTTTGTCAGGAACCTTGCATGACACATCAATTAT gTGCAATCTAGCCCAAGAATATGGTGATGTAATTAACCTTCATGATTGGTACATATCCTTTGAGGGAATTATCAACAGCAGAAATTCAAAAGTCAAACGGAAATCATACAGTTCTCCCTCAAAAAAGAAGTCAAAATCTACACCTCCAGAGAGTGAAGCTCTGATCCA AGCAAGGTTCTGCAGAGCTGTTACTGAGATGCAAATCACTGGCCTCCTTCGGATGCCAAGCAAGAGAAGGCCTGATCTTGTGCAGAGAATCACCTTTGGTCCTTGA
- the LOC120651124 gene encoding tyrosine decarboxylase 1-like: MGSLPLDASPRPLDPEAFSGESRAVVNFLAEYYRDVDKYPVRAAELEPGLLRKLLSEAAPEDGEPLEDVLEDVRRDILPGLTHWQSPSFFAYFPMNASTAGFAGEMLSVGLNVVPFVWAASPAAAELECVVVDWMAKLLGLPQRLLFSGGGGGVLQGSTCEAVVCTLAAARDRALARLGHESILKLVVYASDQTHVTFQKGARLVGIPPPNFRVIRTSAASGYGLTADAVRAAVDRDVARGLVPLYLCATVGTTGLGAVDPVRELGEEARRRGMWLHVDAAYAGSAAICQEFQELLDGVELADSVSMNPHKWFLTNMDCCCLWVASPRALTSARATDTEYLKNVGTVGGAAAVDYKDWQISLSRRFRAIKLWVVLRRYGADGLRAHIRRHVAAAKWFERAVTVDERFEVVVPRKLSLVCFRLRERFPEDDAVDDLNRELLAAVNESGQAFMTHFVVDGKFVIRLAVGGAMTEMKHVMDVWELLQGKAEEVLRRHQL, encoded by the coding sequence ATGGGTAGCTTGCCACTCGACGCGTCACCGCGGCCACTAGACCCAGAGGCCTTCTCCGGTGAGTCACGCGCCGTCGTCAACTTCCTCGCCGAGTACTACCGTGACGTCGACAAGTACCCGGTCCGGGCAGCGGAGCTTGAGCCGGGCCTGCTACGCAAACTGCTCTCcgaggcggcgccggaggaCGGCGAGCCGTTGGAGGATGTACTGGAGGATGTGCGGCGGGACATCCTGCCGGGGCTCACCCACTGGCAGAGCCCCAGCTTCTTCGCCTACTTCCCCATGAACGCCAGCACGGCCGGGTTCGCCGGCGAGATGCTGTCCGTCGGCCTCAACGTCGTCCCATTCGTGtgggcggcgtcgccggctgccGCCGAGCTCGAGTGCGTCGTGGTGGACTGGATGGCCAAGCTGCTCGGTCTGCCGCAGCGCCTACTCttctcgggcggcggcggcggcgtcctgcaGGGGAGCACCTGTGAGGCCGTAGTGTgcacgctcgccgccgcgcgggacCGTGCTCTGGCCAGGCTGGGGCACGAGAGCATCCTGAAGCTGGTGGTCTACGCCTCCGACCAGACGCACGTCACGTTCCAGAAGGGCGCGCGGCTCGTCGGCATCCCGCCGCCCAACTTCCGCGTCATCCGGACGTCGGCGGCGTCCGGGTACGGCCTGACCGCCGACGCCGTCCGCGCCGCGGTCGATCGCGACGTCGCGCGAGGCCTCGTGCCCCTGTACCTCTGCGCCACCGTGGGCACGACGGGACTCGGCGCGGTCGACCCCGTGCGCGAGCTCGGGGAGGAAGCGCGGCGCCGCGGCATGTGGCTGCACGTCGACGCCGCGTACGCCGGGAGCGCAGCCATCTGCCAGGAGTTCCAGGAGCTTCTCGACGGAGTCGAGCTCGCCGACTCGGTGAGCATGAACCCGCACAAGTGGTTTCTCACCAACATGGACTGCTGCTGCCTGTGGGTCGCGAGCCCCCGTGCTCTAACCTCGGCGCGGGCAACCGACACGGAGTACCTCAAGAACGTGGGCACAGTCGGTGGCGCGGCCGCGGTGGACTACAAGGACTGGCAGATCTCTCTGTCTCGCCGGTTCCGCGCCATCAAGCTCTGGGTGGTGCTGCGGCGCTACGGTGCCGACGGCCTGCGCGCGCACATTCGTCGACACGTCGCGGCAGCCAAATGGTTCGAGCGTGCGGTGACGGTGGATGAACGCTTCGAGGTCGTGGTGCCGAGGAAGTTGTCCCTGGTATGCTTCCGCCTCCGGGAGAGGTTCCCGGAGGACGACGCCGTGGACGACTTGAACCGGGAGCTCCTTGCGGCGGTGAATGAGAGCGGGCAGGCGTTCATGACGCACTTCGTGGTGGACGGCAAGTTCGTGATCCGGCTCGCGGTCGGCGGAGCCATGACCGAGATGAAGCACGTCATGGACGTGTGGGAGCTGCTGCAGGGCAAGGCCGAGGAGGTTCTACGGCGTCATCAACTTTAG
- the LOC120651126 gene encoding uncharacterized protein LOC120651126, which yields MPSRSPPPSPGAREWPCCRCTLINPICSDKCEACEAPRPLELDADSPGVVVAAAALTPLRQLRRKRERSPAVADAECPVGVVAAPPSTPLRRLRRKGDRAPAVVDLPVEVESDSSPVVVGASGSPPRRCGRKRERAVSPDVVELCDSAGRAGGGGENGEGKAPAAKKASLRIHLDKKTIKIMTYNVWFREDMELSRRMDALGDLIKHHSPDFICFQEITPYIYLLMQKSEWWQQYKCLLSQEMSILKPYYCMQLSKVPVEPSEWIPFSNSIMGRELCITSVSTGEMTNLVLATTHLESPCPAPPKWDQMYSKERVVQAKKSLEILGHCRNAILCGDMNWDDKRDGPFPLQDGWIDAWVELKPGEDGWTYDTKANSMLSGNRKLQKRMDRFLCKLEDFKIDNIEMIGKEAIPGISYFKEKKVRKECRKIELPVFPSDHFGLVLTITKQEGGII from the exons ATGCCCTCCCGCTCCCCACCGCCGTCTCCGGGCGCGCGGGAGTGGCCCTGCTGCCGGTGCACGTTGATCAATCCCATCTGCTCCGACAAATGCGAGGCATGCGAGGCCCCGCGCCCCTTGGAGCTCGACGCCGACAGTCCCGGCGtcgtggtcgccgccgccgcgttgacCCCGCTCCGGCAGTTGCGGAGGAAGCGGGAGCGCTCTCCCGCGGTCGCGGATGCCGAGTGCCCCGTCGGCGTGGTGGCCGCCCCCCCGTCGACACCGCTCCGGCGGTTGCGGAGGAAGGGGGATCGTGCTCCGGCGGTTGTGGATCTCCCCGTGGAGGTCGAATCCGACAGCTCCCCCGTCGTGGTAGGCGCCTCCGGGTCGCCCCCTCGGCGGTGCGGGAGGAAGAGGGAACGCGCTGTGTCACCGGATGTCGTCGAGCTCTGCGATAGCGCGGGTCGAGCCGGGGGTGGCGGTGAGAATGGGGAGGGCAAGGCGCCCGCCGCCAAGAAAG CAAGTCTTAGGATTCATTTGGATAAGAAGACCATCAAAATCATGACATACAATGTCTGGTTCCGGGAGGATATGGAACTGAGCAGAAGGATGGATGCTCTTGGAGATCTTATTAAGCACCACAGCCCGGACTTTATATGCTTCCAG GAGATTACACCATACATATATCTGCTTATGCAAAAATCTGAATGGTGGCAACAATACAAATGCTTGTTGTCACAGGAGATGTCTATTCTGAAGCCATATTACTGCATGCAG TTGAGCAAAGTGCCAGTTGAGCCATCTGAATGGATCCCATTTTCTAACTCAATAATGGGAAGGGAGCTTTGCATCACAAGTGTTAGCACGGGAGAGATGACGAACTTGGTGTTAGCCACAACTCACCTAGAGAGCCCATGCCCTGCACCTCCTAAGTGGGACCAGATGTATAGCAAAGAACGTGTAGTTCAGGCAAAGAAATCCCTAGAAATTCTGGGACACTGCCGCAATGCAATACTCTGTGGGGACATGAACTGGGATGATAAACGAGACGGCCCCTTTCCTCTGCAGGATGGGTGGATTGATGCTTGGGTTGAGCTGAAGCCCGGAGAGGATGGCTGGACCTATGACACGAAGGCCAACAGCATGCTGTCAGGCAACCGCAAGCTGCAGAAACGAATGGACCGGTTTCTGTGCAAGCTGGAAGATTTCAAGATTGATAACATTGAGATGATCGGGAAGGAGGCAATACCGGGCATCTCGTACTTCAAGGAGAAGAAGGTTCGGAAAGAGTGTCGAAAGATTGAACTGCCTGTCTTCCCCAGCGACCACTTTGGTCTTGTTCTGACCATCACCAAGCAGGAGGGTGGCATCATCTGA